One genomic region from Shewanella aestuarii encodes:
- a CDS encoding sensor histidine kinase — MLNSWSNSRSSANKQVVTSYNKTNFQQSSVLAVKPSTLAGTFVADKNLTAKKTLESVSKVTEAANMSNQMAHILQAMPSGVVILNGDGVVTLANPVAAELLGRPLQGLRWLDIIHRAFSPQDDDGHEVSLKNGRRVKLAITPLSPEPGQLIVLTDLTETRLLQKNLSHLQRLSALGKMVATLAHQIRTPLSAALLYASNLGSTKLAEPAKARFQSKLVDRLNELERQVNDMLLMAKGRQDSMAETVSFNEIIDTVMANCEVIAQKKNCEIYSESSTEASIMANSNALSSAINNLVMNSIEAGASKIRISAVQQDNQVFLDVIDNGKGLEPQMQQQVLEPFFTTKSQGTGLGLAVVQSVVRNHGGQIQLSCKPNMGCQVRLTFPLSHQVSPQDEQVKQEVNHG; from the coding sequence ATGTTAAATTCATGGTCAAATTCAAGGTCAAGCGCAAATAAGCAAGTTGTAACAAGTTATAATAAAACAAATTTTCAGCAATCATCGGTATTGGCTGTAAAGCCTTCGACATTAGCTGGAACATTTGTTGCTGACAAAAATTTGACTGCGAAAAAGACACTTGAGTCGGTTTCTAAAGTGACTGAGGCTGCAAATATGTCTAATCAAATGGCCCATATTCTTCAGGCAATGCCATCCGGGGTTGTCATTCTTAATGGCGACGGTGTCGTCACACTTGCAAATCCTGTTGCAGCTGAATTATTAGGTCGTCCATTACAAGGTTTACGTTGGTTAGACATTATTCATCGTGCTTTTTCCCCGCAAGATGATGATGGCCACGAGGTTTCGTTAAAAAATGGTCGTCGCGTGAAGCTTGCCATTACGCCGCTATCCCCAGAGCCGGGCCAATTAATTGTATTGACTGATTTAACTGAAACCCGTTTACTACAAAAGAACTTATCACATTTACAACGTTTATCTGCGCTAGGCAAAATGGTCGCCACATTGGCACATCAAATCCGCACTCCTTTATCGGCCGCGTTACTTTATGCTTCAAACTTGGGGAGCACAAAGTTAGCTGAGCCCGCCAAAGCACGTTTTCAGTCTAAATTAGTTGATCGTTTAAATGAGCTAGAAAGACAAGTTAATGACATGCTGTTAATGGCCAAAGGCCGTCAAGATAGTATGGCTGAAACGGTATCCTTTAATGAGATTATTGATACTGTGATGGCCAATTGTGAAGTGATCGCTCAGAAGAAAAATTGTGAAATCTACAGTGAATCAAGCACCGAGGCGAGCATCATGGCTAACAGCAATGCGCTTAGTTCAGCCATTAATAATTTGGTAATGAACAGCATAGAAGCTGGAGCGAGCAAAATTAGAATTAGTGCTGTTCAACAAGATAACCAAGTGTTTTTGGATGTTATTGATAATGGCAAAGGCTTAGAACCGCAAATGCAGCAACAAGTGTTAGAGCCATTTTTTACCACAAAATCCCAAGGTACAGGCTTAGGGTTGGCGGTAGTGCAGTCAGTGGTTCGTAATCATGGCGGGCAAATTCAGTTATCTTGCAAACCCAATATGGGTTGCCAAGTCAGACTAACATTTCCTTTGAGTCATCAAGTTTCACCACAAGATGAGCAGGTAAAGCAGGAGGTCAATCATGGCTGA